TCCATGATGATCAGCCGCGCGTCGAGCGAGAGCGCCTTGGCGATCTCGACCATCTGACGCTGCGCGATCGACAGCAGGGCCACGGGCGTGTGCGCGTCGAAATCGACGCTCAGCTTGGCGAGCAGCGGCTCGACCCAGCGGTCCATCTGCTTGCGGTCGACCAGGCGCAGGAAGCCGCCCTTCAACGGCTCGCGGCCGATGAAGATGTTGGCCGCGACGTCCAGGTTCTCGAACAGGTTGAGCTCCTGGTGGACGAAGGCGATGCCGGCGGCCATCGAGCTGTTCACGGTCAGGGAGTCGTGCGCCGTGCCGTCGATGACGATCCGGCCCTCGTCCGGCGCGATCACGCCGCCCAGGACCTTCATCAGCGTGCTCTTGCCGGCGCCGTTCTCGCCGATCAGGCCGACGACCTCGCCGGGCGCGACCTCGAGGCTGACGTTCGAGAGCGCGCGCACGCCGGGATAGGTCTTGCCGATGCCCTGAAGCTCGAGGAAGGGAGCCGCCTGCGCGGCTCCCTTCTCGGCTGGCGTCGGTGGCGCCGCGGTCGGTGCGAGGTCGGCCTCGCTCACTGGCCGCTCAGCATGGCGCTCATCTCGGCTCGGAACTCCTCGACATTGCTGGGGTCGATCACCCGGGTCGGAATGATCATCAGCTTGTCGTCGGGGATGAACGAGGTGTCGCCCTCGATCGCCTGCGCCAGCAGCTTCATCGACTGGTAGCCGAACTCGAAAGGCTGCTGGACGACGGTCGCGTCGACGATGCCGTCCGCGATGCCGCGCAGGGTCACGGGATCCTCGTCGAAGCCGATGACCTTGACCTCGCCCTGCACGCCGGCGGCGCGGACCGCCTCGACGATCTGCGGCGTGTTGTAGGAGTAGAGGCCGACCAGGGCGGCGATGTCGGGATAGGTGGTCAGCGTGTCCTCGACATTGCGCTTGGCGCGGGCGAAGTCGACCTCGTCGGTGCGCACGTCGATGATCTCGACATTGCTGCCTTCGAGCGACGTGCGGATGCCCTCGATCCGTTCGCGCGCGTTGGCGGCGCCGGTGGTGCCGACGAACAGCATGATCCTGCCGCCGTCGGGCAGCGATTTTTTGATCAACTCGCCCGCTTCCACGCCGGCCGCGACGTTGTCCGTGCCGATATACAGCGCGCGGTTGGTGTCGGGCGCGTCGCTGTCCGTGGTGAACAGCACGGCCTGCTCGGCGACCCGGTTGAGGATGTCGTTCGAGTTTGCGGGATCGATTGCACTGATCGACACGCCGGCGACGCCGCGGGTCAGCAGGTCGTCCAGCACGCGGCGCTGCTCCGCGGCGGTCGCCTCGGAGATGACGTACATCTCGATATTGTAGTTCGGCAGCTCGGCGGCGGCCTTCTCCGTGCCGCGCCGCGCAATCGTCCAGAAGTCGGCCGAGGCGTTGGTCACCAGCGCCAAGGTCTTCTTTTCCTGGGCCACGGCGTGGCCGGCACCGAACATGGGTGCACCCGCGATTCCGGCGCATGCAGCGGCCGCGAGCAGCCAATTTACCTGACGACGCTTCATGGACTTCCCTGATCCTTGATGTGTCTACCGTTCGTCATCGGCCTTGCCGGCCACGGTCAACGCGGCGCGACGTTTCGAGCGAGTCCCTGATTTTCGGCCGTTTGCACGCTGAAACCCTGCTGCCGGGGCCGCGTAGGGTCAATCGAATTCTACTTTACTTCGAGCACTTGGATGCGCCCATCGCGCGAGCGGCGTGCTCAGCTTGCCAAACCGTTGGCAAATCGTCAGTTTTACGCCCGTGTCCTCCGCCCGCGGCTCCGGTTCCGTCATGCAGTCCAGCCCGTCGACCGATCGCCCGTCCGAGGCCGAGGAGACTCTCGCCGGCCTGGTCGAACGGATCGTGTTCCGCAACGCCGAGAACGGTTTCAGCGTCCTGCGGGTGAAGGCCGAGGGGCGGCGCGAGCCGGTCACGGTCGTGGGCGCGATCGGGCAGGTCCAGCCGGGCGAGTTCCTGCGCGCGATCGGCCGGTGGCAGACCGATCCCAGCTTCGGCTTCCAGTTCCGCGCCGAAAGCCTGACTGCCCTGCCGCCCTCCACCGCGGAGGGCATGGAGGCCTATCTCGGCTCCGGCATGATCAAGGGCATCGGCCCGGCCATGGCGCGCAAGTTGGTCGCCGCGTTCGGCAATCGCGTGTTTGACGTGATCGAGAAGACGCCCCACCGGCTGCGCGAGGTCGAGGGCGTCGGGCGCGGCCTCGCCCAGCGCATCGTCGATGCCTGGCGCGACCAGCGCGCCGTGCGCGACATCATGGTGTTCCTGCACGGCCACGGCCTGTCGCCGCTCCGGGCGGCGCGCATCCACGAGGCCTACGGCAAGCAGGCGATCGAGGTCGTGACCGCCGACCCCTATCGGCTGGCGCGCGACATCCGTGGCATAGGCTTCCAGGCCGCCGACGAGCTGGCCGCGCGCCTGGGGCTGGAACGGGACGGGGCGCCGCGCCTGCGCGCCGGCCTCGTGCACAGCCTGACCGAGGCGCTGGACAGCGGCCACTGCGCGCTGCCGCGCGACGCGCTCGTCGCGCACGCGGCGGCCCTGCTCGGCGTACCGGAGGAGCGCATCGAGCCGGTGCTCGCGCTCGAGGTCGAGAAGGGCCGCCTGATCGCAGCGCCGATCCGCGGCACGATGTGCGTGTACATGCCGGCGCTCGCCGAGGCGGAGGCGGAGGTCGCCGCCGGCCTTATCGCGCGCGCCGAGAGCGCCCCTGCCGTCCCCGTGCCCGATCCGGAGCGGCGCATCGAGGCCGCCGAGCTGGAGATCGGTCATGCCCTGGCGCCCGGCCAGAAGGACGCGCTGGCGCTCGCCCTGGGCGCACGGCTGGTCGTGATCACCGGCGGGCCCGGCACCGGCAAGACCACGCTGGTCAACGCGCTGCTGGCGGCCTTGCCGGACGAACTCGACGTCAAGCTGGCCGCGCCGACCGGCCGGGCCGCGCGCCGGCTCGCCGAAAGCACGGGCAGCGAGGCGCGCACGCTGCACCGCCTGCTCGAGGCCGATCCCGGGCGCGGCTTCGGCCGCGGGCTTGAGCGGCCGATCGTCGGCGATTTGCTGGTGGTCGACGAGGTCTCGATGGTCGACATTCCGCTGATGCAGGCACTTTTGCGCGCGCTGCCGGACGAGGCGTCGCTGGTCCTGGTCGGCGACGTCGACCAGCTGCCGTCGATCGGGCCCGGGCAGGTGCTCAAGGACATCATCGACAGCGGCGTCTGCCCGGTCGTCCGCCTGACCGAGATCTTCCGCCAAGCGGCGGAGAGCCGGATCGTGACCAGCGCGCACAGCATCAACCAGGGGCGCAGGCCCGACCTGTCGCGTCCGGACGACGTCCTGTCCGACTTCTACGCCATACGCGCGGAGGATCCGGACGATGCCGCCGCCAAGGTCCTGGAACTGGTCGCCGAGCGCATTCCCGCGCGTTTCGGCGTCGATCCGTTGCGCGACATCCAGGTCCTGTGTCCGACCAACAAGGGCCGCGCCGGCGCGCGCGCCCTGAACGGCGAATTGCAGGCGGCGCTCAACCCGCCGCGCGGCCCCAGGCTGGAACGCCAGGGCGTCGTGTACGCCGCGGGCGACAAGGTCATGCAGACGGTCAACGACTACGATCGCGAGGTCAACAACGGCGATCTCGGCATCGTCACGCGGATCGACCCGGCCGAGCGGACGCTGACCGCGGAGTTCGACGGCCGCAGCCAGACCTATCCCTATGACGGCCTCGACGCGCTGGCGCCCGCCTACGCCGTCACGGTGCACAAGGCGCAGGGCTCGGAATATCCTGTCGTCATTCTGCCGCTCGTCATGCAGCATGGTCGCATGCTGCGCCGCAACCTGGTCTACACCGCGATCACGCGCGCCAGGCGGCTGGTGGTTCTGGTCGCTGAGCCACGCGCCCTGGAACTGGCGGTGACCGGCCGGCCCAATCCCGAGCGATGGTCCGGCCTGCGCGAGCGCCTGCAGGCGACGGCCACCCGCGCCGTCGTCCCCGATAGCCGAGGAGAAACATGATGCTCGATCTGGACCAGCGCACCGCCATTGCGGCCGCGATCATGCGCGAGGCCGGCCAACGCGCGCTCGCCTATTTTCGTGACCGCGGCCGGCTGGCCGTCGAGCGGAAGGGCTTGCAGGATCTCGTCAGCATCGCCGATCGCGAGGTCGAGACGATCATCCGCGCCGGCCTGGAGCGGAGCTTTCCCGGCGAGGCGATCCTGGGCGAGGAGGGCGGCGGCTCCGGCGACGCCGAGCGTCTCTGGATCATCGATCCGATCGACGGCACGGCGAATTTCCTGCGCGGCATTCCCTACTGGTCGATGGTGCTGGGCTATGTCGAGGACGGTCGCGTCCAGGTCGGCGTCACCTACGATCCCGTGCATGACGAATTGTTCGTCGCATCGGCCGGCAACGGCGCGCGCCGGGACGGCGAGGCGATTGCGGTCTCGGGCGTCAGCGACCCCGGCGCCGCCTGCGTCGGGCTGAGCTACACGTTCAAGACGCCGACGCCGCCCTATATCGACATGGTCGCCAAGGCCCTGGGCGAAGGCTTCGATCACCGCCGGATGGGCTCTTCGGCGCTGGCGCTCGCCCATGTGGCGGATGGTCGCCTGGATGCGCTGATGGTCCCTTACGCCAATATGTGGGATGTGGTGTCCGGGCTTATCCTGGTCGAGGAGGCAGGCGGGTTCGTCACGCCGTTCCGGCCGGAGGGCGGCCTGACAAGGCCCTCGGCCATCCTCGCCTGCACGCCGGCGCTGGCGCCGCTCCTGCAACGTATCAGCGGCATCACAGGCGAAGGGACATTGACCTGAGCGGAATCAATTGCCATTGACCGCCCTTCGCCCAGGACGCACACGCTGGATGGAGAGACGGGGCAGGCTCCGGACTGAGGGAGATGCAGATGCTTACCGCCAAATACAGTATCGGCCAGATCGTCAAGCATCGCTTTTTCCCGTTTCGCGGGGTGATCTTCGACGTCGACCCGGAGTTCTCCAACACGGAAGAGTGGTACGAGGCGATCCCGGCCGAGATCAGGCCGCGCAAGGACCAGCCTTTCTACCATCTCCTCGCCGAGAACTCCGAAAACTACTATGTCGCCTATGTCTCGGAACAGAATCTGGTCATGGACGACTCCGGCGAGCCGATCGAGCATCCGCAGATCAAGGAATTGTTCGGCGGGCTGACCGACGGGCTCTATATCCGGCCGAAGACCGCCGTCCACTGATCTCCAAGGCCGGGCTCGTCCCGTAGCGACTCAGGCGACCGCCCGCTCGTCCGGCCGCCAGACCGGCGCGGTCGAGGCCGGCAGGGCTTCGCGCCCGCGGATCATGTCGGCCGCCTTTTCCGCCAGCATGATGGTGGGGGCGTTCAAATTGCCGCTCACGACCGAGGGCATGATCGAGGCGTCGACCACGCGCAGGCCCGACAGGCCGTGCACGCGCAACTGGTCGTCGACCACGGCGCCCTCGTCCTTGCCCATACGGCAGGTGCAGGACGGGTGGTATGCGCTGTCCGCCTTGGCGCGGACGAAGGCGTCGATCTCGGCGTCGCTGCGGACGTCCGGGCCCGGCTGGATCTCGACGCCGCGAAAGCGGTCGAACGCCTTCTGCGCGAAGATCTCACGGGTGATGCCGACGCAGGCGCGCAGGTCGGCGACGTCCTCGGGCGTGCTGAGATAGTTCGGCTGCAGGATCGGATGGTCCTTCGGGTCGGCCGAGCGCAGCTTGAGCCAGCCCCGGCTGGTCGCCCGCATCGTGCCGACATGGACCTGGAAGGCGTGCCGGTCCGGCGGCACGCGGCCGTGGTCGCGCACGGCCGACGGCAGGAAGTGGAACTGGATGTCGGGGTGAGGCACGTCCGGCCGGCTGCGCACGAAGCCGCCCGCCTCGAGATGCGACGAGGCGCCGTCGCCCGTATGGAACAGGAACCACTCGACGCCGATCCGCACCATGTTCCAGGGCCTGGTCGCGCTGTAGAGCGTGATCGGCTCCTTGCAGGCGTGCTGGACGTAGAGCTCGAGATGGTCCTGGAGGTTCCGGCCGACGCCCTTGCGATCGGCCGTCACGTCGATGCCGTGCGCGCGCAGATGGTCGGCGTCGCCGACGCCGGACAGCATGAGGAGCTGCGGCGAGTTGATCGCGCCGCCTGAGAGGATCACCTCGCGTTCCGCGCGCACCTCGCGCGGCTTGTCCCGCTGGGCGAAGGCGACGCCGATTGCGCGGTCGCCCTCGAACAGGATCCGCGTCGCCATCGCACCGGTCTCGACCGTGAGGTTCGGCCGGGACAGGGCCGGCTTGAGGAAGGCCGACGCCGCGCTCCAGCGCTTGCCCTTGTGCACGGTCATGTCCATCGGGCCGACGCCTTCCTGCTGGAAGCCGTTCATGTCGGCCGTGTAGGGGTAGCCGGCCTGCTGCCCGGCCTCGACGAAGGCCTGGAACAGAGGATTGCGGCAGGCGCCGGTCGAGACGTTGAGGGGGCCGGAGGAGCCGCGATAGGCGTCGCCGCCCACTGCGCGGGTCTCCGCCTTGCGAAAATAGGGCAGGACGTGGGCGTAGTCCCAGTGCGGCGCCTCCGCCTCTCGCGCCCAGCGGTCGTAATCGTAGGCGTGGCCGCGGATGTAGACCATGGCGTTGAGCGAGGACGAGCCGCCCAGCACGCGGCCGCGCGGCCAGTACATGACCCGGCCGTCCATGTGTTCCTGCGGCTCGGTGTTGTAGTACCAGTTGTAGCGATCGTCGCAGAGATTGTAGGTCAGCGCCGCCGGCATGTGGATCTTCCAGGTCCGATCGCGCGGTCCCGCCTCCAGCAGCAGCACGCTGACGTCGGCATCCTCGCTCAGCCGGTTGGCGAGCACGCAGCCGGCCGAGCCGCCGCCGACGATGACGTAGTCATAGGTTGGGTTCATGATCGGTGTCCTTCCGATCTCCGTCAGTACGGCGATTCGAGATCGCCCATCTCGACGAAGACGCTCTTCAGCTGCGTGTAGTGCTCGATGGCGGCCAGGCCGTTCTCGCGGCCCAGGCCCGACTGCTTGACGCCGCCGAAGGGGATCTCGACCGGCGTCACGTTGTAGGTGTTGATCCAGCAGATGCCGGCTTCCAGGCCCTTGGCCATGCGGTGCGCCCGGCCGAGATCGGTCGTGAACACGCCGGCCGCCAAGCCGTAGGGAGTGCCGTTGGCGCGGGCCAGGACCTCTTCCTCGTCGTCGAAGGGCAACACGGCCATGACCGGCCCGAAGATCTCCTCGCGCACGATCTCGTCCGTGTCGGTCACGCCGGCGAACACGGTCGGCGCCACGAAGAAGCCGCGCGAGAGGGCGGGCTCGGCCGGCAGCGCGCCGCCGACGGCGGGACGGTGGCCGGCCGCGATCGCTCGATCGATGAAGCCCTGGACACGGTCGCGATGCTCGGCCGAGATCAGGGCCCCGACCTGGGTCGCCTCGTCCATCGGATCGCCGATCACGAGCCGGCGGGTCCGCGCGACCAGCTCTACGAGGAACGCGTCGTAGACGCCGCGCTGGACGAACACGCGCGTGCCGTTCGAGCAGATCTCGCCCTGGGTGTAGAAGTTGCCGAGCATCGCGCCGGTCACCGCGTTGCCGAGCTTGGCGTCGTCGAACACGATGAGCGGCGACTTGCCGCCCAGTTCCATGGTGACATGCTTCAGGGTCGAGGCGGCGGCGGCCATGACCGTCTTGCCGGTGCCGACCTCGCCGGTCAGCGAGACCTTGGCGATGCCGGGATGGGCGGTCAGCAGCGCGCCCGTGCGCGCGTCGCCCTGGACGACGTTGAACACGCCGTCCGGCAGGCCCGCCTCGGTATAGATCTCGGCCAGGCGCAAGGCGGTGAGCGGCGTGAGTTCGGCCGGCTTGAAGATCATGGCGTTGCCGGCGGCGAGGGCAGGCGCCGACTTCCAGCAGGCGATCTGCAAGGGGTAGTTCCAGGCGCCGATGCCGGCGCACACGCCCAGGGGCTCCCGGCGCGTGTAGGCGAAGCTGGCGCCGAGATCGATGTGGCTGCCGCCGATCGTGGGGGCGAGGCCGGCGAAATACTCGATCGCGTCCGCGCCGGAATGGACGTCGACCGCGACGGCCTCCTGGATCGGCTTGCCCGTGTCCATGACTTCGAGCTCGGCCAGTTCGCGGTTGCGCGCGCGCAGGATGCGCACCGCCTCCATGAGGACCCGCGCCCGCTCTGTGCCGGTCATCGCCGACCAGACGGCGAAGCCCGCGCTGGCCGCCTCGACCGCCCGGTCGACCTCCGTCCCGAGCGAGAGCTCGACCTCGCACAGGATGTCGCCGGTGGCGGGATTGACGGTCGGGAAGCGTTCGGACGAGGCGGCCGGGACGAAACGGCCGCCGATATACGCTCGGCCTTCAGGCAGCTTCATGACGGCGCGTCTCCTGGGGCAGCAGTGACTTGAGATGGCGGAGCGCCAGGACGCGCGCGGCGCGGTCGTCCGCGGTGCCGGACAGGGCCTGGGTCAGCCAGATGCCGTCGATCATCGCGGCCAGGCTCTCGGTCGCCATGGTAAGGTCGGCCTCGGGCAGCAGGTGGCGCAACTCCCGCCTGATGTGCGAGCGCAGCCGGCGGGCGTAGATCCGCTGCAGCCGGCCGAGCACCGGCTTGTGCCGGGCTTCTGCCCAGAAGGCCAGCCACGTGGTGATCACCGGGCGATCGAACTGGTCGGCAGCGAAATTGCTCGCGATGATCGCGAGCAGCCGTTCGTGCGGGTCCTCGATCCCGTCCAGGCGGGAGACGAGGTCGCGCCGCAGGCTTTCCAGCATGGCGCGCATGGTGGCGGCCAGGAGCTCGTCCTTGCCGCCGAAATAGTGGTGGATGATGCCCGTCGACACGCCGGCATTGCGGCTGATCGTCTGCACCGTCGTGTCGCCGAGCCCGTGCTGGCTGATCGAAGCGATGGTCGCGTCGATCAACTGCCGCCGGCGGATCGGCTGCATTCCCACTTTCGGCATCTGGGCTTCCGGCTGCACGTCGTTCTTGATTGAGCGTCCAATTAAACATAGTGATGTCGACAGGCGCAAGGCGAAGGGCGAAAACGCCGCAAGCCGCCGGACCGACAGTGAAGGAGCACCCGCATGACCCGTCCCATCGCCTGGGGCCTGCTGATCGGCGCCAGCCTGACGGCAGCGCCCGCCTTGGCGCAGGAGGCGCCCAGCTGCGACGTCGTCCGCCTGGGCGAGGTCGGCTGGAGCGACATCGCGGCGACCACGGCGACGGCGACCGTGGTCCTGAACGCCCTCGGCTACGAGACGACCAACACGCTTTCCGCCGTGCCGATCGTCTTCGCCGGGCTCAAGTCCAACTCGCTGGACGTCTTCCTCGGCAACTGGATGCCGACCATGGAGAGCATGATCCGGCCGCATCTCGACGACGGCTCGATCGACACGGTGCGCGCCAATCTCGAGGGGGCGAAGTACACCCTGGCCGTGCCGGCCTACACGG
Above is a genomic segment from Geminicoccaceae bacterium SCSIO 64248 containing:
- a CDS encoding sugar-binding protein — translated: MKRRQVNWLLAAAACAGIAGAPMFGAGHAVAQEKKTLALVTNASADFWTIARRGTEKAAAELPNYNIEMYVISEATAAEQRRVLDDLLTRGVAGVSISAIDPANSNDILNRVAEQAVLFTTDSDAPDTNRALYIGTDNVAAGVEAGELIKKSLPDGGRIMLFVGTTGAANARERIEGIRTSLEGSNVEIIDVRTDEVDFARAKRNVEDTLTTYPDIAALVGLYSYNTPQIVEAVRAAGVQGEVKVIGFDEDPVTLRGIADGIVDATVVQQPFEFGYQSMKLLAQAIEGDTSFIPDDKLMIIPTRVIDPSNVEEFRAEMSAMLSGQ
- a CDS encoding ATP-dependent RecD-like DNA helicase — translated: MQSSPSTDRPSEAEETLAGLVERIVFRNAENGFSVLRVKAEGRREPVTVVGAIGQVQPGEFLRAIGRWQTDPSFGFQFRAESLTALPPSTAEGMEAYLGSGMIKGIGPAMARKLVAAFGNRVFDVIEKTPHRLREVEGVGRGLAQRIVDAWRDQRAVRDIMVFLHGHGLSPLRAARIHEAYGKQAIEVVTADPYRLARDIRGIGFQAADELAARLGLERDGAPRLRAGLVHSLTEALDSGHCALPRDALVAHAAALLGVPEERIEPVLALEVEKGRLIAAPIRGTMCVYMPALAEAEAEVAAGLIARAESAPAVPVPDPERRIEAAELEIGHALAPGQKDALALALGARLVVITGGPGTGKTTLVNALLAALPDELDVKLAAPTGRAARRLAESTGSEARTLHRLLEADPGRGFGRGLERPIVGDLLVVDEVSMVDIPLMQALLRALPDEASLVLVGDVDQLPSIGPGQVLKDIIDSGVCPVVRLTEIFRQAAESRIVTSAHSINQGRRPDLSRPDDVLSDFYAIRAEDPDDAAAKVLELVAERIPARFGVDPLRDIQVLCPTNKGRAGARALNGELQAALNPPRGPRLERQGVVYAAGDKVMQTVNDYDREVNNGDLGIVTRIDPAERTLTAEFDGRSQTYPYDGLDALAPAYAVTVHKAQGSEYPVVILPLVMQHGRMLRRNLVYTAITRARRLVVLVAEPRALELAVTGRPNPERWSGLRERLQATATRAVVPDSRGET
- a CDS encoding inositol monophosphatase, encoding MMLDLDQRTAIAAAIMREAGQRALAYFRDRGRLAVERKGLQDLVSIADREVETIIRAGLERSFPGEAILGEEGGGSGDAERLWIIDPIDGTANFLRGIPYWSMVLGYVEDGRVQVGVTYDPVHDELFVASAGNGARRDGEAIAVSGVSDPGAACVGLSYTFKTPTPPYIDMVAKALGEGFDHRRMGSSALALAHVADGRLDALMVPYANMWDVVSGLILVEEAGGFVTPFRPEGGLTRPSAILACTPALAPLLQRISGITGEGTLT
- the hspQ gene encoding heat shock protein HspQ — protein: MLTAKYSIGQIVKHRFFPFRGVIFDVDPEFSNTEEWYEAIPAEIRPRKDQPFYHLLAENSENYYVAYVSEQNLVMDDSGEPIEHPQIKELFGGLTDGLYIRPKTAVH
- the betA gene encoding choline dehydrogenase; amino-acid sequence: MNPTYDYVIVGGGSAGCVLANRLSEDADVSVLLLEAGPRDRTWKIHMPAALTYNLCDDRYNWYYNTEPQEHMDGRVMYWPRGRVLGGSSSLNAMVYIRGHAYDYDRWAREAEAPHWDYAHVLPYFRKAETRAVGGDAYRGSSGPLNVSTGACRNPLFQAFVEAGQQAGYPYTADMNGFQQEGVGPMDMTVHKGKRWSAASAFLKPALSRPNLTVETGAMATRILFEGDRAIGVAFAQRDKPREVRAEREVILSGGAINSPQLLMLSGVGDADHLRAHGIDVTADRKGVGRNLQDHLELYVQHACKEPITLYSATRPWNMVRIGVEWFLFHTGDGASSHLEAGGFVRSRPDVPHPDIQFHFLPSAVRDHGRVPPDRHAFQVHVGTMRATSRGWLKLRSADPKDHPILQPNYLSTPEDVADLRACVGITREIFAQKAFDRFRGVEIQPGPDVRSDAEIDAFVRAKADSAYHPSCTCRMGKDEGAVVDDQLRVHGLSGLRVVDASIMPSVVSGNLNAPTIMLAEKAADMIRGREALPASTAPVWRPDERAVA
- the betB gene encoding betaine-aldehyde dehydrogenase, producing the protein MKLPEGRAYIGGRFVPAASSERFPTVNPATGDILCEVELSLGTEVDRAVEAASAGFAVWSAMTGTERARVLMEAVRILRARNRELAELEVMDTGKPIQEAVAVDVHSGADAIEYFAGLAPTIGGSHIDLGASFAYTRREPLGVCAGIGAWNYPLQIACWKSAPALAAGNAMIFKPAELTPLTALRLAEIYTEAGLPDGVFNVVQGDARTGALLTAHPGIAKVSLTGEVGTGKTVMAAAASTLKHVTMELGGKSPLIVFDDAKLGNAVTGAMLGNFYTQGEICSNGTRVFVQRGVYDAFLVELVARTRRLVIGDPMDEATQVGALISAEHRDRVQGFIDRAIAAGHRPAVGGALPAEPALSRGFFVAPTVFAGVTDTDEIVREEIFGPVMAVLPFDDEEEVLARANGTPYGLAAGVFTTDLGRAHRMAKGLEAGICWINTYNVTPVEIPFGGVKQSGLGRENGLAAIEHYTQLKSVFVEMGDLESPY
- the betI gene encoding transcriptional regulator BetI, translating into MPKVGMQPIRRRQLIDATIASISQHGLGDTTVQTISRNAGVSTGIIHHYFGGKDELLAATMRAMLESLRRDLVSRLDGIEDPHERLLAIIASNFAADQFDRPVITTWLAFWAEARHKPVLGRLQRIYARRLRSHIRRELRHLLPEADLTMATESLAAMIDGIWLTQALSGTADDRAARVLALRHLKSLLPQETRRHEAA